A single genomic interval of Mycolicibacterium sp. MU0053 harbors:
- a CDS encoding pirin family protein: MSNLEVDPVEVDCAAGPTERIEILAPRDVPLGGPRAMRVKRTLPQRQRSMVGAWCFVDHYGPEDVRTRPGMDVAPHPHTGLSTVSWLFSGEVEHRDSAGVHAMVRPGELNLMTAGAGICHSEVSTSATSVLHGVQLWLALPAATRNGDRGFDHFAPEPTVVGAATLRVFLGSLAGASSPVPTATPLLGAQIELPPDTSVQLPIDPAFEHAVLLDRGALRLAETPVQPHELAYQGPGRSTWELTNTGTDPLRAILLGGEPFTEELLMWWNFVGRTHEEIAQYREQWEAGSDRFGAVLGYQGALERIPAPALPTTRLKPRQQPQRKGI; this comes from the coding sequence ATGAGCAATCTCGAGGTCGACCCCGTCGAAGTAGATTGCGCCGCCGGGCCCACCGAACGCATCGAGATCCTTGCGCCGCGCGACGTGCCGCTCGGTGGCCCGCGCGCGATGCGCGTCAAACGCACGCTGCCGCAGCGTCAGCGGTCGATGGTCGGCGCGTGGTGTTTCGTCGACCACTATGGCCCCGAGGACGTGCGGACCCGCCCGGGCATGGACGTCGCACCGCATCCACACACCGGATTGTCCACGGTCAGCTGGCTGTTCAGCGGCGAGGTCGAACACCGCGACTCGGCCGGTGTGCACGCGATGGTCCGCCCGGGTGAGCTCAATTTGATGACGGCCGGCGCCGGTATCTGCCACTCCGAGGTGTCGACGTCGGCGACGAGCGTTCTGCACGGCGTGCAATTGTGGCTGGCGCTGCCGGCGGCGACCCGCAACGGGGATCGCGGATTCGATCACTTCGCACCCGAACCGACCGTCGTCGGCGCTGCGACGCTGCGGGTGTTCCTCGGCTCGCTGGCGGGCGCGAGTTCGCCCGTACCGACCGCGACGCCGCTGCTCGGTGCGCAGATCGAGCTGCCGCCCGACACTTCGGTGCAACTGCCGATCGACCCGGCGTTCGAGCACGCGGTGTTGCTCGACCGGGGCGCGCTGCGCCTGGCCGAGACCCCCGTACAGCCCCACGAATTGGCCTATCAGGGACCCGGTCGGTCGACGTGGGAGCTGACCAACACCGGCACCGACCCGCTGCGGGCGATCCTGCTCGGGGGCGAGCCGTTCACCGAGGAACTGCTGATGTGGTGGAACTTCGTGGGCCGCACGCATGAGGAGATCGCGCAGTACCGCGAGCAGTGGGAGGCCGGCTCGGACCGGTTCGGTGCGGTCCTCGGCTATCAGGGTGCGCTGGAGCGGATTCCGGCCCCGGCGCTGCCCACCACCCGCCTCAAGCCACGGCAACAACCCCAACGAAAGGGCATCTGA
- the usfY gene encoding protein UsfY, whose translation MKGAHRDPIDHARTTQPRAGESFIDTLWWPGLLLLGIGTVLIACTVAASAYGNSSLSLTLALIAGAIVTAGTLLITLEHQRVNRVERRWRAEHPDRMPHLRAS comes from the coding sequence ATGAAGGGCGCGCATCGGGACCCCATCGATCACGCACGTACCACCCAGCCGCGAGCCGGTGAATCGTTCATCGACACGCTGTGGTGGCCCGGGCTACTCCTGTTGGGCATCGGCACCGTGCTCATCGCCTGCACCGTGGCGGCGTCGGCCTACGGCAACAGCAGTCTGTCGCTGACCCTGGCGCTCATCGCCGGCGCCATCGTGACCGCGGGCACGTTGTTGATCACCCTGGAGCATCAGCGGGTCAACCGCGTCGAACGTCGGTGGCGGGCCGAGCACCCGGACCGGATGCCGCACCTGCGCGCGAGCTAG
- the hadA gene encoding (3R)-hydroxyacyl-ACP dehydratase subunit HadA: MALSADIVGMHYRYPDHYVVEREKIREYATAVKNDDPAFFEESAAEALGYQGLLAPLTFISVFGYTAQRAFFASADIGIHDAKIVQVDQELKFLRPIQVDDKLYCDVYVHAVRQAHGTDIIVTKNIITNQDGELVQETYTTLAGRSEENGESGFNDGAA, translated from the coding sequence GTGGCACTATCCGCAGACATCGTCGGGATGCATTACCGCTACCCCGACCATTACGTGGTGGAGCGGGAGAAGATCCGCGAGTACGCGACCGCCGTCAAGAACGACGATCCGGCGTTCTTCGAAGAATCGGCCGCCGAGGCCCTGGGCTACCAGGGTCTGCTGGCGCCGCTCACCTTCATCTCGGTGTTCGGTTACACCGCTCAGCGCGCGTTCTTCGCCAGCGCCGATATCGGCATTCACGACGCCAAGATCGTCCAGGTCGATCAGGAGTTGAAGTTCCTGCGTCCCATCCAGGTCGACGACAAGCTCTACTGCGACGTGTACGTGCATGCCGTGCGGCAGGCCCACGGCACCGACATCATTGTCACCAAGAACATCATCACCAATCAGGATGGCGAGTTAGTTCAGGAGACCTACACCACCCTTGCGGGGCGTAGTGAGGAAAACGGAGAGAGTGGCTTCAACGATGGCGCTGCGTGA
- a CDS encoding NERD domain-containing protein produces the protein MTASPDEVPRLINGAERRVWDELTAQLSSRDLAIPGKRVTDHLKDHEVDFVVAMEGAGVVCLEVKGGEVTHDGISWRQRRRDGRDHEIEPVRQAREACYALRSFIEADPRWTQRRLRWDHVVVFPNSAVPQDFALPECPRWKVIDRDDLPHIVDRLTRVLLDQELDRPLLAAEGIEQLQVVLSGRGLPQRDVVARALANEDAADMLTDHQSVILDAIRQLNRVEVRGGAGSGKTFLAVEQARRLAQRGQRVALVCYSHGLASYLQRVTAKWPRRQQPAYVGEFHRLGVTWGAPEGPDESVRNDETVRFWEHDLPHQMAQLASALEPGHRFDAVVIDEAQDFADAWWDPILAALRDDESDGIYVFTDEGQRVFDRYGAPPVPLVPLILDHNLRNTRQIATAFQPLVDHPMRFLGGEGPAVTYVACSAADAMAAGDDQVDLLLDAGWRPEDVALLTTGSRHPEQVARQAGGHDAYWDSFWDTDQVFYGHVLGFKGLERRAVVLVVNEQAKFERSRERLYVGLSRARDQLVVCGDPEFIAAVGGPDLAHRLGL, from the coding sequence GTGACCGCGAGTCCTGACGAGGTGCCCAGACTGATCAACGGCGCCGAACGCCGGGTCTGGGATGAGTTGACCGCGCAGCTGAGTTCGCGGGATCTGGCCATTCCGGGCAAGCGGGTGACCGACCACCTCAAGGACCACGAGGTCGACTTCGTCGTCGCGATGGAGGGCGCGGGCGTCGTGTGCCTGGAGGTCAAGGGCGGTGAGGTCACCCACGACGGCATCAGCTGGCGCCAGCGCCGCCGCGACGGCCGCGACCATGAGATCGAGCCGGTCCGACAGGCGCGCGAAGCGTGCTACGCGCTGCGCTCCTTCATCGAGGCCGACCCACGTTGGACCCAGCGCCGGTTGCGGTGGGACCACGTCGTGGTCTTCCCGAACTCCGCTGTCCCGCAGGACTTCGCGTTGCCCGAGTGCCCGCGTTGGAAGGTCATCGACCGCGACGACCTGCCGCACATCGTCGACCGGCTCACCCGGGTGCTGCTCGATCAGGAGCTGGATCGGCCGTTGCTGGCCGCCGAGGGCATCGAGCAACTGCAGGTCGTGCTCAGCGGGCGCGGTCTGCCACAACGCGATGTGGTGGCGCGGGCGTTGGCGAACGAGGACGCCGCCGACATGCTCACCGACCACCAGTCGGTGATCCTGGACGCCATCCGGCAGCTGAACCGGGTGGAGGTGCGCGGGGGAGCGGGCAGCGGCAAGACATTTCTGGCGGTCGAGCAGGCGCGTCGGCTGGCCCAGCGCGGCCAGCGGGTGGCGCTGGTGTGCTACTCGCACGGGCTGGCCAGTTACCTGCAACGCGTCACCGCGAAATGGCCGCGCCGCCAACAACCCGCCTACGTCGGGGAGTTCCATCGGCTCGGGGTGACCTGGGGCGCGCCCGAGGGGCCGGACGAGTCGGTCCGCAACGACGAGACCGTCAGGTTCTGGGAACACGACCTGCCGCACCAGATGGCGCAGTTGGCCTCGGCCCTGGAACCCGGCCATCGGTTCGACGCCGTGGTGATCGACGAGGCGCAGGATTTCGCCGACGCCTGGTGGGATCCGATCCTGGCGGCGCTGCGTGACGACGAATCCGACGGCATCTACGTGTTCACCGACGAGGGCCAGCGGGTCTTCGACCGATACGGCGCGCCGCCGGTGCCGCTGGTGCCGTTGATCCTCGATCACAATCTGCGCAACACCCGGCAGATCGCCACGGCGTTCCAGCCGCTGGTGGACCATCCGATGCGGTTCCTCGGCGGCGAGGGCCCCGCGGTCACCTACGTCGCGTGCAGCGCGGCGGATGCGATGGCGGCCGGGGACGATCAGGTCGATCTACTGCTGGATGCCGGTTGGCGTCCCGAGGACGTCGCGCTGTTGACCACCGGAAGCCGGCACCCCGAACAGGTGGCGCGCCAGGCCGGCGGCCACGACGCCTACTGGGACAGCTTCTGGGACACCGACCAGGTGTTCTACGGACACGTGCTGGGGTTCAAGGGTCTGGAGCGGCGCGCCGTGGTGCTGGTGGTCAACGAACAGGCCAAGTTCGAACGCTCCCGGGAACGGCTGTACGTGGGCCTGTCCCGGGCCCGGGATCAGCTCGTGGTCTGCGGGGATCCCGAGTTCATCGCCGCCGTCGGCGGGCCGGATCTGGCCCACCGTCTCGGTCTCTGA
- a CDS encoding globin domain-containing protein, with product MTVTTPGSSAVRVELEPHHVEVIKATLPLIGAHIDDITGRFYEGLFAAHPALLRNLFNRGNQVSGAQQRALAASIATFATHLVDPDLPHPADLLSRIGHKHASLGVTADQYPIVHEHLFAAIVAVLGADTVTAEVAAAWDRVYWMMAETLIALEHELYDAAGVAAGDVYRRARVLSRVADPSGAVLITVRPLAGPLGDFVPGQYVSVGVTMSDGARQLRQYSLINVPGSGELTFAVRPVDAVEGAPAGEVSSWIRDNICVGDLVDVTVPFGDLPAPASAATPVVLISAGIGITPMIGMLEYFAARRTDATVQVLHADRGDQQHPLRERQRELVEQLPHASLDVWYEDGLTGGRPGVHAGLLDLDALAEIPAGAEVYLCGSNGFVQAVRAQLATRGVPEHRVHCELFSPNDWLLG from the coding sequence ATGACCGTCACCACCCCCGGATCGTCGGCCGTACGCGTCGAGCTCGAGCCGCACCACGTCGAGGTGATCAAGGCGACGCTGCCGCTGATCGGCGCCCACATCGACGACATCACCGGGCGGTTCTACGAGGGCCTGTTCGCCGCGCATCCCGCGCTGCTGCGCAACTTGTTCAACCGCGGCAACCAGGTCAGCGGCGCCCAGCAGCGGGCCCTGGCCGCCTCGATCGCGACGTTCGCCACCCATCTGGTGGATCCCGACCTGCCGCACCCCGCCGACCTGTTGTCCCGCATCGGGCACAAGCACGCCTCGCTGGGGGTGACCGCCGACCAGTACCCGATCGTGCACGAGCACCTGTTCGCGGCGATCGTCGCGGTGCTGGGCGCCGACACCGTGACCGCGGAGGTCGCCGCGGCCTGGGACCGGGTGTACTGGATGATGGCCGAGACCCTGATCGCCCTCGAGCACGAGTTGTACGACGCGGCCGGCGTCGCCGCCGGCGATGTCTACCGGCGCGCCAGGGTGCTCTCCCGGGTGGCCGACCCGTCGGGGGCGGTGCTGATCACCGTCCGTCCGCTGGCCGGTCCGCTCGGTGACTTCGTGCCCGGCCAGTACGTGTCGGTGGGCGTCACGATGTCCGACGGCGCCCGCCAACTCCGCCAGTACAGCCTGATCAACGTGCCCGGCAGCGGCGAACTGACGTTCGCGGTCAGGCCCGTGGACGCGGTCGAGGGTGCACCGGCCGGCGAGGTGTCCAGCTGGATCCGGGACAACATCTGCGTGGGCGACCTGGTGGATGTCACCGTCCCGTTCGGTGACCTGCCGGCCCCGGCCTCGGCCGCGACCCCGGTGGTGTTGATCTCGGCGGGCATCGGGATCACCCCGATGATCGGGATGCTCGAATACTTCGCCGCGCGCCGGACCGACGCGACCGTGCAGGTGCTGCACGCCGACCGCGGCGATCAGCAGCATCCGCTGCGCGAGCGCCAGCGCGAGCTGGTGGAGCAGTTGCCGCACGCAAGTCTCGACGTCTGGTACGAGGACGGCCTGACCGGCGGCCGGCCCGGTGTGCACGCGGGGCTGCTCGATCTCGACGCGCTCGCGGAGATCCCGGCCGGCGCCGAGGTGTACCTGTGCGGGAGCAACGGCTTCGTGCAGGCGGTGCGGGCGCAGCTGGCGACTCGGGGGGTGCCCGAGCACCGGGTGCATTGCGAGCTGTTCAGCCCGAACGACTGGCTGCTGGGCTAG
- a CDS encoding GNAT family N-acetyltransferase, giving the protein MTLTDKTGAPVTVTREADRFNVDVEGKTVGHAAFAARDGKRVFFHTEVADGYEGRGLATLLIGAALQATRADGTRIVPVCEMVAAYIDKHPEFADITDAATPEIRQGLPD; this is encoded by the coding sequence ATGACTCTCACCGACAAGACCGGCGCCCCGGTCACCGTCACGCGGGAAGCCGACCGGTTCAACGTCGACGTAGAAGGAAAAACGGTGGGCCACGCCGCCTTCGCCGCACGCGACGGCAAGCGGGTCTTCTTCCACACCGAGGTGGCCGACGGCTACGAGGGGCGTGGGCTCGCGACCCTGCTCATCGGTGCGGCGCTGCAGGCCACCCGCGCCGACGGCACCCGCATAGTCCCGGTGTGCGAGATGGTCGCGGCCTACATCGACAAGCATCCGGAGTTCGCCGACATCACCGATGCGGCGACGCCGGAGATCCGGCAGGGGTTGCCCGACTAG
- the rplK gene encoding 50S ribosomal protein L11, which yields MAPKKKVVGLIKLQIQAGQANPAPPVGPALGQHGVNIMEFCKAYNAATESQRGNVIPVEISVYEDRSFTFALKTPPAAKLLLKAAGVQKGSGTPHTDKVAKISWDQVREIAETKKEDLNANDIDAAAKIIAGTARSMGITVE from the coding sequence ATGGCCCCGAAGAAAAAGGTCGTCGGGCTGATCAAGTTGCAGATCCAGGCCGGGCAGGCCAACCCCGCCCCGCCCGTGGGTCCCGCGCTCGGTCAGCACGGCGTCAACATCATGGAGTTCTGCAAGGCGTACAACGCGGCGACGGAGTCGCAGCGCGGCAACGTCATCCCCGTGGAGATCAGCGTCTACGAGGACCGCAGCTTCACCTTTGCCCTGAAGACCCCGCCGGCCGCCAAGCTGCTGCTTAAGGCCGCCGGCGTGCAGAAGGGCTCCGGCACCCCGCACACCGACAAGGTCGCCAAGATCAGCTGGGACCAGGTTCGCGAGATCGCCGAGACCAAGAAGGAAGATCTCAACGCCAACGACATCGACGCTGCCGCCAAGATCATCGCCGGCACCGCCCGCTCAATGGGCATCACCGTCGAGTAG
- a CDS encoding MBL fold metallo-hydrolase — MANPTAASTSQDRLYFRQLLSGRDYAVGDMIADQMRNFAYLIGDRETGDCVVVDPAYAAGDLLDIAEGDGMRLSGVLVTHHHPDHVGGTMMGFTLAGLAELMERQSVPIHVNTHEAQWVSRTTEIPMAELTAHEHGDKVSVGDIEIELLHTPGHTPGSQCFLVDGRLVAGDTLFLEGCGRTDFPGGDVNEMFRSLQQLAALSGDPTVFPGHWYSAEPSAPLEEVKRTNYVYRASNLDQWRMLMGG; from the coding sequence ATGGCTAACCCGACAGCTGCTTCGACATCCCAGGACCGGCTCTACTTTCGCCAACTTCTGTCCGGCCGCGACTACGCCGTCGGCGACATGATCGCCGATCAGATGCGCAACTTCGCCTACCTGATCGGCGACCGGGAAACCGGTGACTGCGTGGTGGTCGACCCGGCCTACGCGGCCGGTGACCTCCTCGACATCGCCGAGGGTGACGGCATGCGACTGTCCGGTGTGCTGGTCACCCATCACCATCCCGACCACGTCGGCGGCACCATGATGGGGTTCACGCTGGCCGGCCTCGCCGAGCTGATGGAACGCCAAAGCGTGCCGATCCACGTCAACACGCATGAAGCCCAATGGGTTTCCCGCACCACCGAGATCCCGATGGCTGAGCTGACCGCCCACGAGCACGGCGACAAGGTGAGCGTCGGCGACATCGAGATCGAATTGCTGCACACCCCCGGCCACACCCCGGGCAGCCAGTGCTTCCTGGTGGACGGTCGACTGGTGGCCGGCGACACGCTGTTCCTCGAGGGCTGCGGCCGCACCGACTTCCCGGGCGGCGACGTCAACGAGATGTTCCGCAGCCTGCAGCAGTTGGCGGCGCTCTCCGGTGACCCGACGGTGTTCCCCGGGCACTGGTACTCGGCCGAGCCCAGCGCCCCGCTGGAGGAGGTCAAACGGACCAACTACGTCTACCGGGCCTCGAACCTGGACCAGTGGCGCATGCTGATGGGCGGCTGA
- the rpmG gene encoding 50S ribosomal protein L33 produces the protein MASSTDVRPKITLACDVCKHRNYITKKNRRNDPDRLELKKFCPNCAKHQPHRESR, from the coding sequence GTGGCCTCCAGTACCGACGTCCGGCCCAAGATCACCTTGGCCTGCGACGTATGCAAGCACCGCAACTACATCACCAAGAAGAATCGTCGCAACGATCCCGACCGGTTGGAACTCAAGAAGTTCTGCCCGAACTGCGCTAAGCACCAACCCCATCGCGAGTCTCGCTGA
- the nusG gene encoding transcription termination/antitermination protein NusG has product MTSFEGDTPASESGDNGDVIIDETITDTPGDSASADAAPAEDVQDAAAAEEPEVEEDPAAALKRELRAKPGDWYVIHSYAGYENKVKANLETRVQNLDVGDYIFQVEVPTEEVTEIKNGQRKQVNRKVLPGYILVRMDLTDDSWSAVRNTPGVTGFVGATSRPTSLSLDDVVKFLLPQGAAKKAAKSTAAAGSGASSEASLERPEILVDYEVGESVTVMDGPFATLPASISEVNAEQQKLKVLVSIFGRETPVELTFGQVAKI; this is encoded by the coding sequence GTGACTAGCTTCGAGGGCGACACGCCCGCGAGTGAGTCGGGCGACAACGGAGACGTCATCATCGACGAGACGATCACCGATACGCCCGGAGACTCGGCGTCCGCGGATGCAGCTCCGGCCGAGGATGTGCAGGACGCTGCGGCCGCTGAGGAGCCCGAGGTCGAGGAGGACCCGGCCGCCGCGCTCAAGCGTGAGCTGCGCGCCAAGCCCGGCGACTGGTACGTCATCCACTCCTACGCCGGCTACGAGAACAAGGTGAAGGCCAACCTCGAGACCCGGGTGCAGAACCTCGACGTCGGCGACTACATCTTCCAGGTCGAGGTGCCGACCGAGGAAGTCACCGAGATCAAGAACGGCCAGCGCAAGCAGGTCAACCGCAAGGTGCTGCCGGGCTACATCCTGGTCCGGATGGATCTGACCGACGATTCGTGGTCGGCGGTGCGCAACACTCCCGGTGTGACCGGCTTCGTCGGCGCCACGTCGCGGCCGACGTCGCTGTCGCTGGACGATGTCGTGAAGTTCCTGCTGCCGCAGGGCGCGGCCAAGAAGGCGGCCAAGTCCACCGCGGCCGCCGGCTCCGGTGCCTCCAGTGAGGCCAGCCTGGAGCGTCCCGAGATCCTGGTCGACTACGAAGTCGGCGAGTCGGTCACCGTCATGGACGGTCCGTTTGCGACGTTGCCGGCCTCCATCAGCGAGGTCAACGCGGAGCAGCAGAAGCTCAAGGTGCTGGTGTCCATCTTCGGCCGCGAAACACCTGTCGAGCTGACCTTCGGTCAGGTTGCCAAGATTTAG
- the secE gene encoding preprotein translocase subunit SecE, with protein sequence MSDERDSADANSDGAEDDARADAAETQRGGQTAVVAPARPTGKRSRQRALSTTAAEADADTEGAEGPAKTAKVSKAKKAKAASGGGVLAPFKFVWTYLTEVVNELRKVIWPNRKQMVTYTTVVLLFLAFMVAMIALADMGLARLVLLVFG encoded by the coding sequence GTGAGCGACGAGCGCGACAGTGCCGACGCCAATAGCGACGGCGCCGAAGACGACGCCCGGGCCGATGCGGCCGAAACCCAGCGTGGCGGCCAGACGGCGGTCGTTGCGCCGGCGCGTCCGACCGGCAAGCGGTCCCGCCAGCGTGCGCTGAGCACGACCGCGGCCGAGGCCGACGCGGACACCGAGGGCGCCGAGGGCCCCGCGAAGACCGCCAAGGTCAGCAAGGCCAAGAAGGCCAAGGCCGCATCCGGTGGCGGTGTTCTGGCGCCATTCAAGTTCGTCTGGACCTACCTGACCGAGGTCGTCAACGAGCTGCGCAAGGTCATCTGGCCGAACCGCAAGCAGATGGTGACCTACACGACGGTGGTGTTGCTGTTCCTGGCGTTCATGGTGGCGATGATTGCGCTGGCCGATATGGGGCTGGCCAGACTGGTTCTGCTGGTGTTCGGCTAG
- the hadB gene encoding (3R)-hydroxyacyl-ACP dehydratase subunit HadB, translating to MALREFSSVQVGDTLPEKVIPLTRQDLVNYAGVSGDLNPIHWDDETAKLVGLDTAIAHGMLTMGLGGGFVTSWVGDPGAVTEYNVRFTAVVPVPNDAKGAEIVFNGRVKSVEPETKSVTIAISATTGGKKIFGRAVATATLA from the coding sequence ATGGCGCTGCGTGAATTCAGTTCAGTCCAGGTCGGCGATACCTTGCCGGAGAAGGTCATCCCGCTGACCAGGCAGGACTTGGTGAATTACGCTGGCGTATCCGGCGACCTCAACCCGATCCACTGGGACGATGAGACCGCCAAGCTGGTGGGCTTGGACACCGCGATCGCGCACGGCATGTTGACCATGGGCCTCGGCGGTGGCTTCGTGACGTCGTGGGTGGGTGATCCGGGCGCCGTGACCGAGTACAACGTGCGCTTCACCGCCGTGGTGCCGGTCCCCAACGACGCCAAGGGCGCCGAGATCGTGTTCAACGGTCGGGTCAAGTCGGTGGAACCCGAGACGAAGTCGGTGACGATCGCCATCAGCGCCACCACGGGCGGCAAGAAGATCTTCGGGCGCGCCGTGGCCACGGCGACGCTGGCCTAG
- a CDS encoding crotonase/enoyl-CoA hydratase family protein, whose product MSGPVTYRHDDSIAVITLDDGKANVLGPQMQQAISDALDRAEGDGVGAVVIAGNQKVLSGGFDLKVFQSGDPEAALAMLKGGFELSHRLLSFPRPVVIACTGHAIAMGAFLLCSGDHRIAAPGYNIQANEVAIGMVLPHAALAVMELRLTPSAYQQAAGLAKVYFGEAAQAAGWIDEIALPELVLERAEEAAREYANLHQRAHLECKLRARADALAGIRAGIDGMAAELGMP is encoded by the coding sequence ATGAGCGGTCCGGTCACCTATCGCCACGACGATTCGATCGCCGTGATCACCCTCGACGACGGCAAGGCCAACGTCCTGGGCCCGCAGATGCAGCAGGCGATCTCCGACGCGCTCGACCGCGCCGAGGGCGACGGCGTCGGCGCGGTGGTGATCGCGGGCAACCAAAAGGTGCTCAGCGGCGGGTTCGACCTGAAGGTGTTCCAGTCCGGGGACCCCGAGGCCGCACTGGCGATGCTCAAGGGCGGTTTCGAACTGTCCCACCGACTGCTGTCGTTCCCCAGGCCGGTCGTGATCGCCTGCACCGGGCACGCCATCGCGATGGGCGCATTTCTGCTGTGCAGCGGCGATCACCGAATTGCGGCTCCCGGCTACAACATTCAGGCCAACGAGGTCGCCATCGGAATGGTGTTGCCGCATGCGGCGCTCGCGGTGATGGAGCTGCGGCTGACGCCGTCGGCCTACCAGCAGGCGGCGGGCCTGGCCAAGGTGTATTTCGGCGAGGCCGCGCAGGCCGCGGGCTGGATCGACGAAATCGCGTTGCCGGAACTGGTTTTGGAGCGCGCCGAGGAGGCCGCCCGCGAGTACGCCAACCTGCACCAGCGGGCCCACCTCGAGTGCAAGCTGCGCGCCCGCGCCGACGCCCTGGCGGGCATCCGCGCCGGGATCGACGGGATGGCCGCCGAACTCGGGATGCCCTGA
- a CDS encoding RrF2 family transcriptional regulator, translating into MQLTRFTDLGLRAMMLLAAGESADRRVTTRAIAAGAHASEHHVAKAVSRLAELGMLHARRGRVGGLLLTEAGRTASVGWLVRQLEGDREVIECGGDNPCPLIAACRLRRALAEAKEAFYRELDRYTVTDLAGSPSLPVVLQLTGERTPR; encoded by the coding sequence ATGCAGCTCACACGGTTCACCGATTTAGGACTCCGGGCCATGATGCTGCTGGCGGCCGGGGAGTCCGCGGACCGGCGGGTGACCACCCGCGCCATCGCCGCCGGGGCGCACGCCTCCGAGCACCACGTCGCCAAGGCGGTGTCCCGGCTCGCCGAGTTGGGCATGCTGCACGCGCGCCGCGGCCGGGTCGGCGGACTGCTGCTCACCGAGGCCGGCCGCACCGCGTCGGTCGGCTGGCTGGTGCGCCAACTCGAAGGCGACCGCGAGGTCATCGAATGCGGCGGGGACAACCCGTGCCCGCTGATCGCGGCCTGCCGACTGCGCCGCGCGCTCGCCGAGGCCAAAGAGGCGTTTTACCGCGAACTCGACCGATACACGGTCACCGATCTGGCCGGGAGCCCAAGCCTCCCGGTTGTTCTGCAACTCACTGGAGAAAGGACCCCACGATGA
- the hadC gene encoding (3R)-hydroxyacyl-ACP dehydratase subunit HadC codes for MALKTDIRGMVHKYDDYFVVGREKVREYAKAVKNDDPSFYDEAAAAELGYDSLLAPLTFVSTVALIVQQDFFRKVDVGMETMQIVQVDQQFVYHQPIKVGDHLHPVMTVQSVVERFGADIVVTRNTLTNQHGEVVLEAFTTLMGQQGDESAKVKFDVATGQVTRVAD; via the coding sequence ATGGCGCTCAAGACCGATATCCGTGGCATGGTCCACAAGTACGACGACTATTTCGTGGTGGGTCGGGAAAAGGTCCGCGAATATGCGAAGGCGGTCAAGAACGACGACCCGTCGTTCTACGACGAGGCGGCCGCGGCCGAACTGGGCTACGACTCGCTGCTGGCCCCGCTGACCTTCGTCTCGACCGTCGCGCTGATCGTGCAGCAGGACTTCTTCCGCAAAGTCGACGTCGGCATGGAAACCATGCAGATCGTCCAGGTGGATCAGCAGTTCGTGTACCACCAGCCGATCAAGGTCGGCGATCACCTGCATCCCGTGATGACCGTGCAGTCGGTGGTCGAGCGCTTCGGTGCCGACATCGTGGTTACCCGAAACACGCTGACCAACCAGCACGGCGAAGTGGTCCTGGAAGCGTTCACCACGTTGATGGGCCAGCAGGGCGACGAGTCCGCCAAGGTCAAATTCGACGTCGCGACCGGTCAGGTCACCCGGGTGGCGGATTAG